One window of Chamaesiphon minutus PCC 6605 genomic DNA carries:
- the ureG gene encoding urease accessory protein UreG, protein MNPLRVGIAGPVGSGKTALLDGLCKQLRDRYQLAVVTNDIYTQEDAQFLVRSQALDSERIIGVETGGCPHTAIREDASMNIAAIEQLERQFTDLDIVFLESGGDNLAATFSPELVDLTIYTIDVAGGDKIPRKGGPGITKSDLLVINKIDLAAQVGADLGIMERDSIKMRGAKPFIFTNLKLGTGLAEVVNFIVDRVR, encoded by the coding sequence ATGAATCCCCTCCGCGTTGGCATTGCAGGCCCTGTTGGTTCCGGTAAAACTGCATTACTCGATGGTTTGTGCAAGCAGCTACGCGATCGCTATCAATTAGCCGTAGTTACCAATGATATCTACACGCAAGAAGACGCTCAATTTCTAGTCAGAAGTCAGGCTCTAGACTCCGAACGGATTATCGGTGTCGAAACTGGCGGCTGTCCCCATACTGCCATCAGGGAAGATGCCTCGATGAATATTGCCGCGATCGAACAATTAGAACGCCAATTTACAGATTTAGATATTGTCTTCCTCGAAAGTGGTGGCGATAATCTAGCGGCGACCTTTAGTCCCGAACTAGTCGATCTGACTATCTACACGATCGATGTCGCAGGTGGCGATAAAATCCCTCGTAAGGGCGGCCCTGGCATTACCAAGTCAGATTTGTTGGTGATTAATAAGATCGACTTGGCGGCTCAAGTAGGTGCCGATCTGGGCATTATGGAACGCGACAGTATTAAGATGCGTGGAGCTAAACCGTTTATTTTTACTAATCTCAAACTCGGAACTGGGTTGGCGGAGGTCGTCAATTTTATTGTCGATCGCGTTCGTTAA